In one window of Haemophilus parainfluenzae DNA:
- the mioC gene encoding FMN-binding protein MioC: MHICLISGSTLGGAEYVAEHLEDVLKTQGFSTTLFHGPELDEVIDENIWLIVTSTHGAGELPDNLKPLFEQIAASDKDFSSLRFAVVGLGNSDYDTFCHAVNKAETQLSEKSAVKICKSLKIDILHVDDQEQFAEDWLPQFIHAL, from the coding sequence ATGCATATTTGTTTGATTTCAGGTAGTACATTGGGCGGCGCTGAATATGTGGCGGAGCATTTAGAAGATGTGCTAAAAACACAAGGTTTTTCTACCACTCTTTTCCACGGACCAGAGCTTGATGAGGTGATTGATGAAAATATTTGGTTGATCGTCACTTCAACACATGGTGCAGGTGAATTACCTGATAATTTAAAACCACTTTTTGAACAAATTGCGGCATCAGATAAAGATTTCTCTTCTCTCCGCTTTGCCGTTGTAGGCTTAGGCAATTCAGATTACGATACATTTTGTCATGCCGTAAATAAAGCCGAAACACAGTTAAGTGAAAAAAGTGCGGTCAAAATCTGCAAGAGTTTAAAAATTGATATATTGCATGTTGATGATCAAGAGCAATTTGCGGAAGATTGGCTACCACAATTTATTCATGCACTTTAG
- the zapB gene encoding cell division protein ZapB, whose amino-acid sequence MSLEILDQLEEKIKQAVETIQLLQLEVEELKEQKNQSQQAVEALRNENEQLKNEHRNWQEHIRSLLGKFDNV is encoded by the coding sequence ATGTCTTTAGAAATTTTAGATCAGCTTGAAGAAAAAATTAAACAAGCTGTTGAAACTATCCAATTACTCCAACTTGAAGTAGAAGAATTAAAAGAACAAAAAAATCAATCTCAACAAGCAGTAGAAGCCTTGCGAAATGAAAATGAGCAACTGAAAAATGAACACCGTAACTGGCAAGAACACATTCGTTCATTGTTGGGTAAATTTGACAACGTATAA
- the glpX gene encoding class II fructose-bisphosphatase yields MNRALAIEFSRVTEAAALAAYTWLGRGNKNAADDAAVKAMRYMLNLIHMDGEIVIGEGEIDEAPMLYIGEKVGSGNGELISIAVDPIDGTRMTAMGQSNAISVLAAGGKRTFLKAPDMYMEKLVVGPEVKGMIDLSLPIEQNLRRVASRLGKSLSDLTVMVLAKPRHDEVIKQMHNLGIRVMAIPDGDVAASVLCCLPDAEVDMVYGIGGAPEGVAAAAAIRALGGDMQARLIPRNEVKGDTEENRKIAAEEVQRCEALGVKVNEILKLEDLVRDDNLVFAATGITHGELLKGISRRGNLATTETLLIRGKSRTIRKIQSIHYLDRKDSEIYEILRN; encoded by the coding sequence ATGAATCGTGCATTAGCTATTGAATTTTCAAGAGTAACTGAAGCGGCTGCATTAGCGGCTTATACTTGGCTTGGTCGTGGTAATAAAAATGCGGCGGACGATGCAGCAGTCAAAGCCATGCGTTATATGCTAAATTTAATCCATATGGACGGTGAAATAGTGATTGGTGAAGGGGAAATTGACGAAGCACCAATGCTTTATATTGGTGAAAAAGTCGGGTCAGGTAATGGTGAACTCATTTCTATTGCGGTTGATCCGATTGATGGCACAAGAATGACGGCAATGGGTCAATCAAATGCCATTTCAGTGTTGGCTGCTGGCGGTAAACGTACTTTCTTAAAAGCGCCTGATATGTATATGGAAAAATTGGTCGTTGGCCCTGAAGTGAAAGGTATGATCGATTTAAGTTTACCGATTGAGCAAAACCTTCGCCGTGTGGCTTCTCGTTTAGGTAAATCCTTATCGGATTTAACCGTGATGGTACTCGCTAAACCCCGTCATGATGAAGTGATTAAGCAAATGCATAATCTAGGTATTCGCGTGATGGCCATTCCAGATGGTGATGTTGCCGCTTCGGTTTTATGTTGCTTACCGGATGCTGAAGTGGATATGGTTTACGGCATTGGTGGTGCACCTGAAGGTGTGGCAGCTGCCGCTGCAATTCGTGCATTAGGGGGGGATATGCAAGCTCGCCTTATTCCACGTAATGAAGTGAAAGGCGATACAGAAGAAAACCGTAAAATTGCCGCTGAAGAAGTTCAACGTTGTGAAGCCTTAGGTGTGAAGGTCAATGAAATCTTAAAATTAGAAGATTTAGTACGTGATGATAATCTTGTTTTTGCTGCAACAGGAATTACGCACGGTGAATTACTCAAAGGAATTTCTCGCCGTGGAAACTTGGCAACGACAGAAACCTTATTAATTCGTGGTAAATCACGCACCATTCGTAAAATCCAATCCATTCATTATCTCGATAGAAAAGATTCTGAAATCTATGAGATTTTAAGAAATTAG